The following are from one region of the Paenibacillus sp. KS-LC4 genome:
- a CDS encoding dipeptidyl aminopeptidase, which yields MSTEILGQRVYGDVIDGEQFDTFILSEVMLIDVFKPKKNYVVPRFYTVKGIFTVILTLDACKQIFIPLGFKSLDSNILVNIDHINYVKVERFGNTAFFDGGVTANVIGRKLHLVEHLITKD from the coding sequence ATGTCAACAGAGATTTTAGGTCAGCGGGTATACGGAGATGTTATTGATGGGGAACAATTTGATACTTTCATTTTATCCGAAGTCATGCTGATTGATGTCTTCAAGCCAAAGAAAAACTATGTCGTTCCGCGTTTCTATACAGTAAAAGGAATTTTTACAGTTATATTAACGCTTGATGCCTGCAAGCAAATATTTATCCCTCTTGGATTTAAATCACTGGATAGCAATATTCTTGTTAATATCGACCACATCAATTATGTGAAGGTCGAAAGGTTTGGGAACACGGCTTTTTTTGATGGTGGTGTAACTGCAAATGTAATTGGTCGTAAACTTCATTTGGTGGAGCATTTAATTACAAAGGACTGA
- a CDS encoding accessory gene regulator B family protein, whose translation MIEYLSRRIALSIKKADPQGNVSVDVMAYQLGYWLNPTAIVVLTLVIGWMTEAFIETIIGMLAFCVFRRDIGGFHFSSLTICFAVSTLLLSIIPHIVLNDVTVITLTIISGMLLIVFRREKGISLLLLISNIYLKSDVIVLAFFIHMIFVIVQQIGGEKGNETETCS comes from the coding sequence ATGATTGAATATTTATCCAGACGAATAGCGCTTTCTATAAAAAAGGCTGATCCGCAGGGCAATGTATCTGTCGATGTAATGGCCTATCAATTAGGATATTGGTTAAATCCAACGGCGATAGTAGTGCTGACTTTAGTTATAGGATGGATGACCGAGGCCTTCATCGAGACCATAATAGGTATGCTTGCTTTTTGCGTTTTTAGGCGTGATATAGGAGGTTTTCATTTTTCATCATTAACCATATGTTTCGCCGTTTCTACATTGCTACTTTCAATAATCCCACATATTGTTTTGAACGATGTAACAGTAATAACATTAACCATAATAAGCGGAATGTTATTAATTGTTTTTCGGAGGGAGAAGGGTATCTCTTTACTGCTTTTAATATCAAACATATATCTTAAATCAGATGTAATTGTGCTTGCTTTTTTTATACATATGATCTTCGTTATTGTTCAACAGATAGGAGGTGAAAAGGGGAATGAAACAGAAACTTGCTCGTAA
- a CDS encoding aldo/keto reductase: MKYQLLGRSGLAVSELCLGTMTFGNTTNEQDSLEMINRFVERGGNFLDTANVYVSGRSEEIVGKAIKGRRSEMVVATKVRMTTSPDINGVGLSRKHIMDGVEASLKRLQTDYIDLYQVHVWDHATPIEETLRTLDDLVTAGKVRYIGCSNFFAWQLMKSLAWSDANRYVRFVSLQPQYSLVSRQMDREMMSLCLEENVGVIPWAPLGGGFLTGRYDRTEPTEGRLTSKIGESAWANRATEHNFAVLDAVAAAAKELDKTPAQVSLNWLLQREGITSPIFGASTLAQYEDNMGAVGWSMPEEVWNRLDEVSALAEDYPNRFIAKFKRPF, from the coding sequence ATGAAATACCAATTGCTTGGACGTAGTGGACTGGCTGTTTCTGAACTTTGTTTAGGAACAATGACGTTTGGAAATACAACGAATGAGCAGGATTCGCTTGAAATGATCAATCGTTTTGTGGAGCGAGGCGGTAATTTTTTAGATACGGCTAACGTTTATGTAAGTGGACGCTCTGAAGAGATTGTTGGGAAAGCGATTAAAGGGCGGCGCTCGGAGATGGTCGTTGCGACGAAAGTTAGAATGACAACTTCGCCTGATATTAATGGAGTAGGCTTATCCCGCAAGCATATTATGGACGGCGTTGAAGCGAGCCTTAAGCGACTGCAAACCGACTATATTGACTTGTATCAGGTTCATGTATGGGACCATGCTACTCCGATTGAAGAGACGCTGCGGACGCTCGATGATCTTGTCACAGCAGGCAAGGTGCGTTACATTGGCTGTTCCAACTTTTTTGCGTGGCAGCTTATGAAATCCTTGGCTTGGAGCGATGCTAATCGTTATGTTCGCTTTGTTTCCTTGCAGCCTCAGTATAGCCTTGTCAGCCGTCAGATGGATCGCGAAATGATGTCGCTTTGTCTGGAAGAAAACGTAGGTGTTATACCGTGGGCTCCGCTTGGTGGCGGTTTTCTGACAGGCAGGTATGATCGCACTGAGCCGACAGAGGGCAGATTGACTAGCAAAATAGGCGAAAGCGCTTGGGCAAATCGGGCAACTGAGCACAATTTTGCTGTTTTGGATGCTGTAGCAGCAGCTGCCAAGGAGCTTGATAAAACACCTGCTCAAGTTTCATTAAATTGGCTGTTGCAGAGGGAAGGTATTACGTCCCCAATTTTTGGAGCCAGTACGCTTGCACAATATGAGGATAATATGGGAGCTGTCGGTTGGTCGATGCCAGAAGAGGTGTGGAATCGTCTGGACGAGGTCAGTGCGCTTGCCGAAGACTATCCGAATCGTTTTATTGCAAAATTCAAACGCCCGTTTTAA
- the lexA gene encoding transcriptional repressor LexA → MSKASNRQQSILEFIKNEVREKGYPPSVREIGEAVGLASSSTVHGHLDRLEKKGLIRRDPTKPRAIEILDQEDVDGIIRPAVTHVPIVGKVTAGVPITATENIEEYFPISSHYVGDDDVFILNVIGESMIEAGIHNGDYVIVRQQQTATNGDIVVAMTEHDEATVKTFYREKDHIRLQPENVTMEPIRLKNVTILGKVIGLFRDFH, encoded by the coding sequence TTGTCTAAAGCTTCCAATCGCCAGCAGTCGATTCTGGAATTTATAAAGAACGAAGTTCGCGAGAAGGGTTATCCGCCTTCCGTACGTGAAATTGGAGAAGCAGTTGGACTTGCTTCAAGTTCAACCGTACATGGTCATCTGGATCGTCTAGAGAAGAAAGGACTTATCCGCCGTGATCCAACTAAGCCTCGTGCTATCGAAATTTTAGATCAGGAAGATGTTGACGGAATTATCCGTCCTGCCGTTACTCACGTGCCGATCGTCGGTAAAGTTACTGCAGGCGTGCCGATTACCGCTACCGAGAATATTGAGGAATATTTTCCAATCTCTTCTCATTATGTAGGCGATGATGATGTATTCATTCTTAATGTCATTGGCGAGAGCATGATTGAAGCAGGCATACATAACGGCGACTACGTTATTGTGCGCCAGCAGCAAACCGCTACTAACGGTGATATTGTGGTCGCTATGACTGAGCATGATGAAGCAACAGTCAAAACCTTTTACCGCGAGAAGGATCATATCCGTCTTCAACCTGAGAATGTAACAATGGAACCTATTCGCCTGAAAAATGTTACGATTTTAGGAAAAGTCATTGGCTTGTTCCGGGATTTCCACTAA
- a CDS encoding LysM peptidoglycan-binding domain-containing protein, translated as MIIYPESYSSIFKEKAPVKVVKMKSQINMGAISSYALKLAVCLALFIVLFSGFLLMRTEASVNHVAPAAAGEQTVVVAQGDTLWGIARKFSDSSDDIRWSVFQIRERNQLSSPDIWPGQKLVIPSS; from the coding sequence ATGATCATTTATCCAGAATCCTATTCATCTATTTTTAAAGAGAAAGCGCCTGTTAAAGTGGTAAAGATGAAGTCGCAAATCAACATGGGTGCAATTAGCAGCTATGCTTTGAAGCTGGCAGTGTGTCTAGCCCTGTTTATTGTATTGTTTTCTGGTTTTTTACTAATGCGTACAGAGGCTTCAGTGAATCATGTTGCACCAGCAGCTGCTGGAGAGCAGACGGTAGTAGTTGCACAAGGCGATACATTATGGGGGATTGCCCGTAAATTTTCGGACAGTTCTGACGATATACGCTGGTCCGTCTTTCAAATACGGGAGCGGAACCAACTGTCGTCGCCGGATATATGGCCGGGGCAGAAGCTAGTTATCCCTTCATCCTAG
- a CDS encoding DUF896 domain-containing protein encodes MEELIARINELSRKNKTVGLTPEELTERAELRSKYMEQFKSNFRQQLDTIKFVEDEENEAEDEKPQH; translated from the coding sequence ATGGAAGAGCTTATTGCAAGAATTAATGAATTATCCCGTAAAAATAAAACAGTCGGTTTGACGCCCGAAGAACTGACGGAACGGGCTGAGCTGCGCAGTAAATATATGGAGCAGTTTAAAAGTAATTTTCGTCAGCAGCTTGATACGATTAAGTTTGTAGAAGATGAAGAGAATGAAGCGGAAGACGAGAAGCCACAGCATTAA